A segment of the Capnocytophaga sp. ARDL2 genome:
AACAAATCGCTATCGCAGAGGTATTGTCCACGGCAGATGAGGAATTGGCATTGCAAAAACAATTGCTCGTGCAATACCAACAGCAGAAAAAAGCCCTTATGCAACAATTGCTTACGGGAAAGAAACGGTTGAGAATTGAGAATTGATCCCCAATATCTCGAGACAGGCAATTGAGAGGCGAGGACTTGTCCGACTGAGCGAAGCTAATCGAAAACTATGTGAACTATGATGTCTATGTGTTTAAAAAAGTATAGCGTCTTTGGTTTCTTCTAAAGCGAAGCGTCTCTGATTCCTAAAAAATCTCTGATTCTCAGTGGTGAAAAAAATAAAAATAAATAAAAAAATGTTTTTTACAGAAGATAATACCGCACAATTACCCGCACTGAAGTTACTCATCGACCTCGGGTACCAATACCTCACCCCAAGCGAAGCTCTCTCGGCTCGTGAAGGTAGAGAAAGCAATGTGCTGCTCACCGATATATTGCGTACACAATTGCAAAAAATAAATACCATAAAAATTGGTAGCAAACAGGCAGATTTTACCGATGCCAATATCCTCCGTGCCATAGACAAACTCAAAGAAATACCTTTGTCTGATGGTTTTGTACACGCCTGCAATAGCATTTACAACCTATTGCGTTTTGGTTGTGCATTGGAGCAAAGTATAGACGGCGACCGCAAGAGCCACACCCTGCAATACATCGACTGGAATTGTATAGAAAACAATGTGTTTCATGTAACAGAAGAGTTTACCGTAACGCGTATGGGGCGTAAAGACAGCTATAGACCCGATTTGGTACTGTTTGTAAACGGTATTCCGCTGGCGGTCATCGAGTCTAAAAGTCCTACAATCAAAGAACCCACGCGTGAAGCCATCTCGCAACACCTGAGAAATCAGATGGAAAACGGCATACAACCGCTCTATGTCTATTGTCAGCTATTGGGAAGTATCTCACTCACCGAAGCCAAATATGCTACCACCAACACCAAAGAAGAATTTTGGTCGGTGTGGAAAGAAAAACAACCACAGTATTTGCAAAACTTGCCTACATTGGTCAATCAAGAGCTATCAAAAACAGACGAAAGCAAGGTGTTTTTTCAGAGCAAACTTCGCAGAAATTCCGATTTTTTGCAATACAAAGAAAAATACCAACATACAGTAGGCATCACCGCTCAAGATACCATGATTTACGGACTTTTTAGCAAAGAACGACTATTGAGTCTTGTAAAAGATTTTGTGGTTTTTGAAGGAGGTGTATTGAAAAAAGTAGCGAGATTTCAACAGTTTTTTGCCATAAACAAAATCATAGACCGCATACAACACATAGAAAACGGCAAACGAAAAGGGGGAGTGGTATGGCATACGCAAGGTAGTGGAAAATCACTGACTATGGCAATGTTGGCACGCAAAATAAAAGAAACTATAATCAATCCGTTGATAGTGGTGGTAACAGATAGAGAAGAACTCGACAATCAGATTACCGCTACACTAAAAAAAGTAGAAATCGATGTTATCAACGCCAGTTCGGGCAAACATTTGGTCAATTTGTTGAAAAGCGATGGCGATTTTGTAACCACTACGATTGTCAATAAGTTTCAGGCAGCGGTAAAGAAAATGGGCAAAAAGCCACTCGACCATCCCAATGTATTTGTGTTGATAGACGAGGCACACCGCACCCAATACGGTGTTTTCAATACCAATATGGAACGCATATTGGAAAACGCTTGTTTTATAGTGTTTACAGGTACGCCTTTGATGAAAAAACAAAAATCTACTGCACAAAAATTTGGTGGTATCATCGATACCTACACCATCGTAGAAGCGGTAGAAGACAAGGCGATTGTACCTATTTTGTACGAAGGACGATTGGCGTTGCAAGAAATCAATCAAAAAATGATCGACAGAGGATTTGACCGCGTATCCGAAGGTCTGTCTGACTATCACAAAATGGAACTCAAACGCAAGTCCAACAACGCCCAATTGATTTCCAAAACCGAGCAAAACATCACAGAAATTGCATGGGATATTAGCAAACATTTTTCTCAAACCTGGGGAGTCAATCTGCAAGGGGTTCACTCAGGTTTTAGAGGTATGGTCGTTTGTCCAGACAAGCTCACTGCTGTGAAGTACAAAAAAGCCTTTGATGCTATAGGTTTGGTAAAAACCGAAGTGGTAATGTCGCCACCCGATACCAGAGAAAACAATGAAGATGTACACAGCAGTACTTCGAGCGAAGTGGTACAATACTACGAAATGCTGAAAACAAAGTATGGCAAAGACATAGAAAACGCCATCATACAGCAATATGAAAAAGGCGAAAGCATCGAATTGCTCATTGTGATAGACAAATTGCTTACTGGCTTTGATGTGCCTAGTACTACTGTGATGTATTTGTGTAGAAAATTACGAGAGCATACACTGTTACAAGCCATTGCCAGAGTAAATCGAGTGTATCCGGGCAAGGATTACGGATTTGTAATCGATTATGCAGGGATTATGCAAGAGTTGGAAGAAGCCTTGGCTACCTATTCCAACGAAGAAGATGCCATAGAAAAAATGGATATACAAAATACACTGACGCATATTGCAGCCAAAGTCGATAAATTGCCACAATTGTACGCCGATTTGTTGGCACATTTCAATTCTGTAAAAAACAAAAACGACTTAGAAGAATTTGTAGCCTATTTGTCGGATATTGAATTGAGAGAATCGTTTTACGAAAAATTTAGTCAATTTGCCAAAGTATTGAAAATGGCATTGGCTACAGTAGATTTTTATAAAAAGGTTTCCGAAGAAAAAATCAATCGATACAAAGACGATTTGAAGAAATTTGCTCAAATTCGTGCTACGGTAAACAATGTGTATACAGACGAAATCAGTTTTGCACCATACGAAAAGCAATTGCAAAATCTCTTGGATCAGCATGTGATTACAGAAGAAATCATTCGCCTTACAGAACAAGTAGATATCCTCGATACCAAAAAGTTTGATGAAGAGTTGAGCAAAATTGTAGGCAATCGAGCAAAAGCAGAAAAAATAGCATCGGCTACATCGAAATACATCAGCGAACGAAAAGATATCGACCCTGTGTGGTATCAGAAACTTTCCGAACTCATTCAAAAGACCATACTCGAAATGAGAGAAAACCGAATTTCTGATATAGAAGCCCTCAAGAGATTGCAAGAAATACGCAACGAAGTTACTGGAGTGAAAACGAAAGATGATATGCCAGAATCGGTTTCGAAAAAAATGAGAACCAAAGCCGTTTATCGCTTATTGACCAACGAAAACATAGAAGAAAGCGAACAAGTAACACTCTTTTTTGAAGAAATTTTGACTCAAGAAGAAGTTGTTGATTGGTACAAAAACAACGATGTAATCAATAGAATCGATTTACAATTGAGTGATTATTTGATGGATGTCATCGGATTGTCATTGAATAAGGCAGAAGAATTGTCGAAAAAATGTATAGAAATCGTCATTTCCAATGTAAAAGTTCAGAAATGATGGAAAAAAGCATTTATTACGGAACAAAAAAAATATATTTCGATCTGCAACATTCCGAACGAAAAACTATGGGAATAAAAGTAACCCCCGACGGTCATGTGTGGGTGAAAGTGCCGATAGCCACCAAAGAGCGAGAAGTAGAAGAATGGGTGATGAAAAAAGCACAATGGATACTAAAACAACAAGCCTTTTTTGCCCAAAGCGATTTTATAGATATCCATAGCGAAATAAAATCGGGTTACAGTGTTTTGTATATGGGTAGGCAATACAAACTATTGGTGAAAATTGCTTCAAAAGATGAGGTGTTTTATCAAGGAAATCTCTTTTTGGTACACGTGAAAAAAAAGCAAGACGCATCAAAAGTATTCTATCAATGGATGAAACACAGAGCTATGCAAAAGATTGTAGAAATAGCTCACCCATTGATGAAAAAATTTCTGAGAAAACACAGCGTTTCTTCCGAAATATCATTTCAAGAAATGCCTACCCGTTGGGGAAGTTGTACAGGGAAAAATAAATTGATTTTCAATCCAAAACTAATACACACCCCCAAGCGATGTATCGAATATGTGGTCGTACACGAACTCTGTCACTTGATTCACAAACACCACAACGAAGCATTTTTTAACTTGCTCACCACAGAGATGCCTGATTGGGAAAAACGAAAAGCCGTTTTGGATAGGTATAGAGTGAATGAAATTAACTACCTTTGCAGTTTTGAAAAACAAAAATAGCAATGTCAATAGCAACTCAAATACAAAACATACAATCTCAACTTCCAGAGCATGTAACCCTGGTTGCGGTATCGAAAACCAAACCGGTGGAAGACATTATGGAGGCATACAATGCAGGTCAGCGTGTGTTTGGAGAAAACAAAATCCAAGAAATGACCGAAAAATACGAGCAATTGCCTCGTGATATTCAATGGCATATGATTGGGCATGTTCAGACCAATAAGGTGAAATACATGGCAGGATATGTTGCAATGATTCATGGTGTGGACAGCTTGAAATTGTTGCTCGAAATCAATAAACAAGCAAAAAAATGGCGTCGTGTGATACCGTGTTTGTTGCAAGTGTTTATAGCTTCGGAAGAAACAAAATTTGGACTTTCGCAGGAAGAATTGTTGCAAATTATCCACAGCGAAGAGTTTAAAGCGTTGGAAAACATCAAAGTAGTAGGATTAATGGGTATGGCGTCGTTTACCGATGATGTCAAGAAAATCTTATCTGAGTTTACTACACTCAAGCATATTTTCGACTATGTGCAACCGTATCAATTGCCCAACTGTCATTTTACCCAATTGTCTATGGGAATGAGTGGTGATTACAAAATTGCTATAGAATGCGGAAGTACTATGGTACGCATCGGAAGTACTATTTTTGGAACAAGATAATCCCTATTCATCGTGTACGCAATCATAGATTTAGAAACCACAGGAGGAAAATTCAACGAAGAAGGAATTACCGAAATTGCCATTTACCGTTTTGATGGACAAGAAATTACCGACCAATTTATCAGCTTGGTAAATCCGGAAATTCCCATTCATCCCTATGTAACCAAACTTACGGGAATCAAAAATTCTATGCTTCGTTCGGCTCCAAAATTTTATGAAATAGCCAAGCGAATTGTAGAAATTACCCAAGATTGTACTTTGGTGGCACACAATGCAGGTTTTGATTATCGCGTGTTGCAATTAGAATTTCGCAGGTTGGGATATGATTTTCAGATGCCTTCGATTTGCACGGTAGAACTATCCAAACAACTTTTGCCTGATGCCGAGACATACAGTTTAGGAAAATTGGCTCGTTCGTTGGGAATTCCCGTAGCAGACAGACATCGTGCGTTTGGAGATGCACTTGCCACTTTGAAACTGTTCAAATTGTTGTTGGAAAAAGATCAATCTAAAGAAATTGTAAAGCAATCGGTAAAGACTATTTTACAGAAAGAATACGCCCCCAAATTGTTCAATATTTTGGAGCGATTGCCCTCTACAACAGGCGTTTTTTATGTCTATGATTACAATCAGAGCATCATTTATATTGGTAAAGCAACGAATATTCGCAAAAAAGTTTCTCAATTGTTTACCTCAGATTCCAAGTTGGGAAAACGTATTCAGCAAGATGTAGGAGCAATAACATTTGAAGAAACAGGCAATGAATTATTGGCTATTTTAAAAGAAAAAGAGGAAATTTCGATTATAAAACCTACATTGAATACCCTTCAAAAAAAGCCCATTTTTATCTGGAGTTTGTACTGGGATGACAATGAAAATCCAACCAAAGTAATCGTAGATAGAACAGACAACAGAAGAAAAGTATTAGAATCTTTCAAACATCAAAAAGATGCGTTGGAATATGCAAATAAAATCAATAAGTTGAAAAATATTGAATTGATAAAAGAACATTTCAAAGAGCAAAAAGTATTTTTTAATCAATTGATTATCATAATGAAAGGGAGGACAATCAATGAAAAAACAGCATTGGTTATAAAGAATAATAAATTTGAGGGGTATTGTTTCTTTGATTTGAATTATCAAATTCGCACGGAGCATATCCTCAATCAAATTTTAATACCTTTGACCAATAAAGACACGATGAATATCATCAAAAATTATTTGGCTACAAAAAATGATTATAAGTTGTTGTAAGATATAGCCACGAATAACATGAATTACGCAATGAAGTTATCTCTACTTTTAAATTTTAGATTTATTTCATGCATTCCCCTCTAAAAAGAAGGGGTGGTCGCAGACCGGAGTACATAAAAAGATAAATTTTTATAATTTTTTCTGTTGATTTGATTTTCGTTGATGTTTTTTTTGAATTATCAAAAAACAAAATTTGCGGTAATCTGTTTTAAACCGTAGGTTTAATCATTTCAGAAAAAATCTGTGATTATCTGCAAAATCTGCGTGAGAAAAAAAGTCAAGATGAATTCAATTTTTTTATCCAAAAATTAAATAATTCATGGAAATTTGTATAATTTGTGGCATAAAAAAGTTTGCACCGTAGGTGCTTGTGAAATAAAGATTTCCAAAAATGAAACGATTAAAATCAAAAAACGAATTACTCAAACAAAAGATATACATTATCATTTATGGAACGGGAACCGTTGCAGGTCGATTGTTTGATATTATTTTGTTGGGAGTAATCCTATTTAGTATGGTATTGGTGATGCTCGAATCAATAGAGCAAATTGATTCTAAGTATCACAATTTACTGATTTATGGAGAATACGTCATCACCATATTTTTTACGATAGAATACTTTCTAAGGATATATTCCAACAAGAAACCACTGAGTTATATCTTTAGTTTTTATGGTTTGATAGACCTCTTGGCGTTGCTACCAATGTACCTTTCGGTATTCATTCCCAATACGAGTTTTCTCATCACATTTAGAGCCTTGCGATTGTTGAGAATTTTTGTCATATTTGATATGATACCTATTTTAAACCAACAATGGCAACTTAAAGAAGCACTTAAACAGAGTAAGAATAAAATATTGGTATTCATTTATTTTATGATGGTTATTTCTGTGGTTTTGGGTACGCTAATGTTTATGATAGAAGGCAAAGAAAACGGCTTTGTTGATATTCCTACAAGTATTTATTGGTGTATCGTAACGATGACTACTGTGGGGTATGGCGATCTTGCTCCAACCACAGGAATCGGACAGTTTTTGGCTTCGATCATTATGATTATGGGTTACGGTATCATCGCTGTACCAACCGGAATCGTAACCTCGGAATATGGTAAACTTAACAAAAAAGAAAAGAAAAACAAAGTACAATGTACGCAGTGTTTCAAGAAAATAAAACAGCATAATTACTGCCCATATTGTGGTACAAAAATCATTGAAAAAGACACATGCAACGATACCTCATCATCATCATAGGACCTACTGCAATAGGAAAAACAGCCTTGGCAATTGAGTTGGCAAAGCGATTTTCTACGGAAATTATTTCCTGTGATAGCCGTCAGTTTTTCAAAGAAATGACCATTGGAACCGCTGTACCAAGTGAGGAAGAATTGGCTGCTGCACCACATCATTTCATTCAAAACAAAAGTATATTTTCGCATTATAATGTAGGAGAATTTATGGAAGAAGCACACGAGAAATTAAAAGAATTGTTTGCTAAAAATCCAGTGCAAATTATGGTGGGTGGTTCGGGTTTATATGTCAATGCAATGTTGTATGGAATCGACGAATTTCCAGAAGTTTCGCAAGAAATAAAAGACAAAATTGAAAGAAAATACAGCGAAGAAGGATTGGTATTTTTGCAAAGAGAATTAAAAGAAAAAGACCCTGATTATTTCGAACATTTGACCAAAGAAAATCCACAAACCTTACAAAATCCACAACGAATGCAACGTTTTTTGGCGGTTTGTTGTGCAGCCGATGCACCGTATTCATCATTTTTAAATCGACAAAAAAACGAATTGCCATATACACCTATTTTGGTCGGATTGACAGCCGATAGAGAAAAAATGTATGAGCGTATCAACAAGCGAGTGGATATTATGATGCAAAACGGATTGCTAAAAGAAGCAGAGCAGTTGTATCCACACAGAGATTTAAACGCATTGCAAACCGTAGGTTATCGAGAATTGTTTGATTATTTTGACGGAAAAGTATCGTTGGACGAAGCCGTAGAAAACATCAAAACCAACACCCGTAGATTTGCCAAACGCCAAAAGACCTGGTTCAAGCGATATGAAAATGTTTTGTGGTTTGATTATCAAATGCCAGTTGATGAAATTTTTGATGAAATAAATAATCACATTCCAACTTCGTAGGGGCGAATCATAATTCGACCGAAAACGATCGAATATCAAAATTTACACAGCAACCTATGTTTTCTTTCAAAGCGAAGTATCTTTGTTTTTTATAGTCTGCTCCATAGAAGCAATCTGTTAGTAACCAAGCTCCGTTAGGAGCGACCCATTAGTTAGAATGAAAAAGTTAAAATATACCGAAGATTGGAAAATAAATTTTCCACAATGTGACATCAGTTCACGGTTGAAAATCACAGAAATAAGCAATATTTTTCAAATCATAGCCAACAATCACGCCCATTTGTTAGAAATGGATTACCGACAGATGAGTGCCTACAATCAAGCGTGGGTGCTATCGGCTATGAGAATAGAATTGGAAAAACTTCCCACTTGGAATCAGACCATCAGCAATCACACATGGATACAAGAATATATCGACGGTAGAGCCATTCGAAATTTTGTGCAAAAGCACAACGACAAACCCTTTGCGAGTTTGTCCAGTCTTTGGGTGGTTATCAATACCGAAAAACGCAGACCTGAACCTTTGGCTGTTGATATCAGTGGCATTGAATTTTTTCCCCATGAAAAAGTAACACAATCGCCCATTCAACGTTTGAATATACAATTGGAAGCTCAAGAGATTCAACAACGCAAAGTTCTATATTCAGATTTGGATGTAGTAGGACATGTAAACAATATCAAGTACATGGAGTGGTGCTTGGATTTATTGCCCATAGACTTTCACCTAAAGAAAAAAATTAAAGCCATTGATTTGAACTACCTACGCGAACTAAACTTTGGCGCTGAAGTAACCATCTATCAAACCCAACAAGAAGATGGGATATATTTTTACATAAAAAAAGCCGAAACCATCGTTTTTGCGATGAGAGTAGAGGAGAGGTAAAATTTATCGAAAGAAGAAAAAAAATCAAAAAATAATAGTAAATTTGTAAAAATATTTAAATAAACACACAATGGAATTTACAGAAAACTTCAAAAAATCAAACAATTTTAGAATAGAAGGTCAAATGTTGTATATTATTGACGAAAACGGAAAAGAATTAGAACTTTTCGTAGGTTTTGACGTATTGACAGCAAGATGGTCAGAAGAAGGACGTTTAATCGTAGTATCTACTGGAGGAAATGTACGTTCGTATGAAAATGAAACAGAATACATCTCAATCTAAAGATAAATAATAATTGTTTGTAATACAATAAAATAATCACATTAGCTGTTTGAAAAGCAATACTAACGATTTCAAACAGCTTTTTTTATGAAATTATGTACAGTAAAGAAGAAGTAAGATTACTCAAAAAAAAGTTTTGGACAGATTTTGCATCGGCATATCCAAAAAAATGGTTGTTATTTGATACAAAAATCAAAGATTTTGCTTTTAAGTTTTATGTTGATAACAAAAAGGCTCAAGTAGCTCTTGAAATTGAACCCAAAGACGAAAATCTAAGAAAAATCTATTACGAAAAAATAGAATCTTTACGTACATTGCTTTGGGAAAATCATGTACCAGATGCTATTTTAGAACGAAATTATCATCTAGACAACGGCAAATGCATTAGTCGTATATGGGTAGAAATGCCCAATGTATCCTTGCACAAACCCGATACCTGGAAACAAATTTTTGATTTCTTTTATAAAGAAATGACCAATTTCGAAGAGTTTTACGAAGAATATTCAGATTATATCAAAGACCTCGAACTCAATACGTAATATTATGAAGGTAAAGATTTTCATCCTCATTTTCTTTGCGTTGCTCTTTTCAACAAAGAGTACGGCTCAGTATGACGATTCTTTACCTTCAGATCAGTACATGGACTCCTTTGTACGTGCTCCACGTACTACCAAAATAGGCAAATTGTTAAAAAAATACACCTATAGAATACCCAATAAACCATTGACAAGCAAGCCTAAAGCCTCACAAGAAGTACAACCAGATTACGTGGTACAAAACGGAAAAGTGATACGTAATATCATCATCAACAGTTACGATCCCTTTGGAGCTAATTTTAAAAATCCCAATCGTAAAACCAATAAATTTGAAAAAATAGGAAATGTTCTACATGGTAAAACGAAAAATTTTACCATTCGAAACCTCCTGTTGTTCAAAAAAAACGACACATTTTCTGCTGATAAAATAGTAGAATCCGAACGATTGTTACGTAGTTTGGGTTACATACGCACAGCAGAAATTTCTATAGATTCTACTTATGTAAGCAAAGATTCTGTTGATGTGATCATCAATACACTCGATGCATGGGCAATTTATGCAAACGGTTCTATGTCCACTTCTTCTTTACGACTCAATACCTATACGAGAAATTTTGTAGGTTTAGGTCATTATTTTTCAGTACAATACCGTACCCGATTTAAAGAAGATCTTCATGGGTATAATTTTCGTTACATCATCCCAAATATAGCAAAACAGTACATAACGTTTCACACGCAATACCATAAGGATTTAGGCGGAAATTATAATAAGTTTATTCAACTCAACAGAGATTTTTATTCCCCATTAGCAAACTGGGCAGGAGGTATCTATCTCGCTCAGACTTTTTACAGAGATTCAGTACCTGATCTGACCAATTCGTATTTTATCAATCAAGATTTTAAATACAACGAATACAATACGTGGGCAGGTACAGCCATACCAATTTCTGAGAAACAAGACATCAACAATCGGGTAAATTTGTATATAGCTGCAAAATACAATCATCGAAAATATACTTCAGAACCCAATTTGTATTACGATCCATACAATCATTTTTCAGACCATCAGTTGCTATTATTTGCAACAGGAATCAACTCGTATTCGTATAAAAAAGAACGCTATCTCTTTTATGACAATAGGGTAGAAGACATTCCAGTAGGAAAGCGACTGAGATTTACGTATGGTTTTCAGTGGAAAAATCAGCAAAAATTACCTTATTACAGTTTGTCGTACACTTATGCAAACCAGTATTCGTTTGGATATATCAGCAATACGTTGCAGTACGGAACTTTCAGACAAAATCAACAAAATACCCAAGGCGTATTTCGAGCAGAAACACTATATTTTTCTCATTTACAACAATTGGGCAATTGGAAATTTAGACATTTTATTTACCATGATTTTGTCTATGGAATCAATCGACTTGATTACGAAAAGGATCGAATCAGTATCAACGGACATCACGGGATTACAGGCTTTTCGAGCTATCATCTCAGAGGTACTCAAAAGACTACACTCACTTTGCAAACACAGAGCTATTCTCCTTATTCCCTTATGGGATTTAGGTTCAATCCCTTTATAAATCTGTCCGTTGGAATGATCAATTCGCATCAGTCACAGCTCTTTAAAAATGAGCCTTATACAAAAATAGGATTAGGCGTCCAGATTACCAACGATTATCTAACCCTTAGTAGGTTCAATCTGTCCATTTCCTATTTCCCACACATCCCCGATAGAGGATATAATATATTTGAATTTAATAAATTGCGAAATGATGATTTCAATTATCACCATTTTCAAATCGGCGAACCCAACTCGGTTCCCTATCACTGATTTGGGCGTGCCCCGCCCTATATTCTCAACGGTGTTAAAGGGCGGGTCGCGTCGTCCGCTGTATCTTTTGTGTTGGCTATCGCCTCCACAAAAGGATGTCGCTCCCATCGCTCACGCGTAGAAAGATTTTAGTTTAGCATTTTTTATATTTTTAATATTACGATTTAAACCCTATCTTTGTAGAAATAAAGATTTACCATGAAAAAAATACTATTTGCAGCATGTATGGCTATTACAATGATAGCATGTAAAGACAAAAATACCACGCAAACTTCAGATAATACAGAAATAGAGCAAACTATGAATGCTGAAAAACACTATTTTTCTGACGAAACCAATCGAGAAATTCTCACCACATTGGAGGGAAATCAACTTTCTTTCGAGGAAATTATCAATCAACAAAAAGGAAAATTGACCGTAGTAGAAATTTGGGCAAGTTGGTGTCCTGATTGTATCAAAGGCTTTCCAAAGTTGGAAGAATTACAAGAAAATTTCCCAGATTTAAACTTTGTTTTTGTTTCATTAGACAAAACTCCAGAAGATTGGAAAGCAGCTATTGAAAAATACAACTTGAAAGGAAACCATTTTTATATCCAACAAAAAATGAAAGAATCATTCGGAACATCGGTTGCTCTGGATTGGATTCCTAGATATATTTTGGTGAACAAAGACGGAAGTATCATCAATTTCAAGGCAATTACCGCAGACGAAGAAGCCTTTATCAACGATATTAAAGCACATTACAACAATTAATTTATGAGACATACCATTGTAGCGGGTAACTGGAAAATGCACAAAAATGCAGCAGAAACTCAGCAATTTGTAAACGATTTAATCGAAAATATGCCCAACGGAAAAGAAGTGGAAGTAATCATTGCTCCACCTTTTACCAATTTATTAATTGCAACCCAAACTTTAGAGCATACCAATATAGGAGTAGCTGCTCAGAATATGCACCAAGCAGAAGGCGGTGCTTTTACGGGCGAAATTTCTGCCGATATGTTGAAAAGCGTAGGGGTAAATACTGTAATTTTGGGTCATTCGGAAAGAAGACAATATTTCAAAGAAACCAATGCTTTGTTGGCAAATAAAGTAGATACCGCTTTGAGACACAATATGCGCGTAATTTTCTGCGTAGGAGAAGAGCTAAACGACCGCAAAAACAAGCAACACCTCAATGTGGTGTATTATCAATTGAAAGATTCTTTGTTTCACTTGCCAAAATCGGCTTGGAACAACATTGTTTTGGCTTATGAACCTGTATGGGCAATTGGTACAGGCGAAACA
Coding sequences within it:
- a CDS encoding DUF4268 domain-containing protein, translated to MYSKEEVRLLKKKFWTDFASAYPKKWLLFDTKIKDFAFKFYVDNKKAQVALEIEPKDENLRKIYYEKIESLRTLLWENHVPDAILERNYHLDNGKCISRIWVEMPNVSLHKPDTWKQIFDFFYKEMTNFEEFYEEYSDYIKDLELNT
- a CDS encoding POTRA domain-containing protein, coding for MKVKIFILIFFALLFSTKSTAQYDDSLPSDQYMDSFVRAPRTTKIGKLLKKYTYRIPNKPLTSKPKASQEVQPDYVVQNGKVIRNIIINSYDPFGANFKNPNRKTNKFEKIGNVLHGKTKNFTIRNLLLFKKNDTFSADKIVESERLLRSLGYIRTAEISIDSTYVSKDSVDVIINTLDAWAIYANGSMSTSSLRLNTYTRNFVGLGHYFSVQYRTRFKEDLHGYNFRYIIPNIAKQYITFHTQYHKDLGGNYNKFIQLNRDFYSPLANWAGGIYLAQTFYRDSVPDLTNSYFINQDFKYNEYNTWAGTAIPISEKQDINNRVNLYIAAKYNHRKYTSEPNLYYDPYNHFSDHQLLLFATGINSYSYKKERYLFYDNRVEDIPVGKRLRFTYGFQWKNQQKLPYYSLSYTYANQYSFGYISNTLQYGTFRQNQQNTQGVFRAETLYFSHLQQLGNWKFRHFIYHDFVYGINRLDYEKDRISINGHHGITGFSSYHLRGTQKTTLTLQTQSYSPYSLMGFRFNPFINLSVGMINSHQSQLFKNEPYTKIGLGVQITNDYLTLSRFNLSISYFPHIPDRGYNIFEFNKLRNDDFNYHHFQIGEPNSVPYH
- a CDS encoding acyl-[acyl-carrier-protein] thioesterase, with amino-acid sequence MKKLKYTEDWKINFPQCDISSRLKITEISNIFQIIANNHAHLLEMDYRQMSAYNQAWVLSAMRIELEKLPTWNQTISNHTWIQEYIDGRAIRNFVQKHNDKPFASLSSLWVVINTEKRRPEPLAVDISGIEFFPHEKVTQSPIQRLNIQLEAQEIQQRKVLYSDLDVVGHVNNIKYMEWCLDLLPIDFHLKKKIKAIDLNYLRELNFGAEVTIYQTQQEDGIYFYIKKAETIVFAMRVEER
- a CDS encoding TlpA family protein disulfide reductase, coding for MKKILFAACMAITMIACKDKNTTQTSDNTEIEQTMNAEKHYFSDETNREILTTLEGNQLSFEEIINQQKGKLTVVEIWASWCPDCIKGFPKLEELQENFPDLNFVFVSLDKTPEDWKAAIEKYNLKGNHFYIQQKMKESFGTSVALDWIPRYILVNKDGSIINFKAITADEEAFINDIKAHYNN
- the tpiA gene encoding triose-phosphate isomerase, producing the protein MRHTIVAGNWKMHKNAAETQQFVNDLIENMPNGKEVEVIIAPPFTNLLIATQTLEHTNIGVAAQNMHQAEGGAFTGEISADMLKSVGVNTVILGHSERRQYFKETNALLANKVDTALRHNMRVIFCVGEELNDRKNKQHLNVVYYQLKDSLFHLPKSAWNNIVLAYEPVWAIGTGETATPEQAQEMHQYIREQIAIQYDKEVAENTSILYGGSVKPENSKEIFSKPDVDGGLIGGAALKVEDFVNIINNG